The following nucleotide sequence is from Acyrthosiphon pisum isolate AL4f chromosome A2, pea_aphid_22Mar2018_4r6ur, whole genome shotgun sequence.
aatgataaattttaaaaattaataatattacttaccataatataaatttgtgtttGTAAAGATCTAACTAGTATGTcgtttaaaatgtgtttgaaaTCATTAGGTTCAGAAGTGCAGCCAATATGCATTTTTGGTAATGTTGACACTCCGACAACAAGAGGATAGAGATTATAGTGCAACTTGTAAGTACTTTCAGGCAAAACCGTGACGTTCAACTAAAATTATGTACgattatgtatgataatgatattatgtttttcgtttatttttatacacatacgTCTTTGTGCCCAGCCATCATAAATGCTTCGTTGGCTTCCATTGATACATCTAATGTAAGTAGAGATTCAGAGTTATTATGTAGAAAGTATACAACGCTCATTGGCGTATGTAACCATCCGTGCGCTGGTAATTTCATGTCCacctaaaaacaaatttaatccaTCAATCACTTTCTTTtagaatcaaaataatataatatataatataaaataaataatatctgaccagaaatgttgatttttcaacaataattttaggtaactcTAAACTTGAATAACCATTCTTACATTCACTTTCCACATCAGttctgaaacaaaaaaattatgcattaaattagtattcatattacataacttgtaagttgtaagttgTAAAAGGTTACAAATGAGTTgctttgaaaaattttaattatttaatatttatgattacctTTTCCAATTTATAGTGAAACAgcctaaaatattttcacttaaCTCGGAGGGTGTTACACATATTACTTCTGAAGCACATTCATCAGATTCTAAAGTTACTCCATTTAGCACTGATTGGTAACCACCAGCCGAAATAGTAACATGTTTAGCCTGAAATATCAAATGAAAATgttctaaattgtatttaaataaaacaatttttttctataacattTACCAATTGAAAAGATGTACTCTCTATAAGTATTGGCCATGGGGAAAGACACTTTATGTTTGGAACCACTATTAATGGTTCACCTACATACACCTTGGATACAGGTTCAAATCTGGAAGACATGTAAGAAACTGATATGTCAAATACAATGCTCACGTCTATAACAATTTCAACATCTTTTACGCAAGCAATCTTAGTTCTGTTATTATCTTCAATCGAATAACTTATCTGAAATAACAATCACcgttacataataaatattggcAAAACAATAATGTTGAATTTATTGGTAATAGTTGGTATGTAGAATAACAGTGagttcaattaatattgtatggaTTAAGATGTTAAGTACatgtcattttaaatttattaagcaattaatttcataaaacataCTCAAAGCGGGTAAAGTgtccacttaaaaaaaattataatactttattataatcatattgatcaaaaattaaaaacagtatggtaaaagtaaaatacaaaaataaaactcaaaaataccaaaatattattactattattctattttattatacttatttaacctaacctaatcttttaattatttattgttggtaATTTACATAAACTGAaagtattcataaatataattgagtaataaatacatgtattatacctatacatacacaatattgcatatttataagaatttactaattttctaataattcaaacttttttcaattttctccaatttgaaaatttttataactaatttttgtagttttcatcatatagatttgttttaaaaatgatctattatacaaaaacaaacaaaaaaaaatgtatactgacCATAAGCTGAAATGTACGAGTGTCCAAACTTGAAAACCGAATGTAGAAAGATTGAGTTTTCTGGTCTCCAACAAGCATGCTGTCTAATTTAAAATCTACTGgcaatgataatacatttttatctggATCTTCACATACTTCAActataaattgttgataaatgattatgtgtgaaaataaaaattattccttttttattattgtatacttacttGAGTGTTCAACCTTTTCATTATTATTGCGATTGATTGACAAATTTAAACAGACATCACTAACAGGCCGATCTTCTAAATTTGTCAAACACACTGAAACTTTATACCATTCCAACAACAGTGCCggatttttgtgtttaatttccATGCCAAGTCTTGAACTTCTTGGTTTTAGAGTTGTTGATGTAATCTGTTTGATTCGTTCAAATTCATCATCATATGTCTTAGACAGACTTAAACCAGGACaaaaaaggttaaaatatttcaaatgaatggtaataactaataataataaattattattacttattagtgatGTTACAAAGTATAAGTTTACACTCTGAGCATGTTTCAGCATGAAAAACAAACTGAATATTGCAAAATATCTGAACAGAATCAAATGCTCAATAGTTagtttgaaaaatctaaatttgtttGGATGTTAGgaagaatataacattattcatCCATCATgttatctttataattatattaaaaatgagaGCTTGTAACATcactaatactattattattaataatgatataatacctgAAGTTATTAATTTCTCTTTCAAAACTTTTAGTTTTCTTTATCGAACTATAGAATTTCAAGACTATTGGAAAATCAGGTTCATTTCCCAATTGTAGTTTAATAGAATTaacctacaaacaaacaaaaagaaGGGTTTATAATttctgttaacatttttatttagtagcagtttatatttaaaggacttaatatttataattcaataattatattcatagcCTTATATAGACATTTTTCTTATGTGGTAATCGATCattctaaaacaaaacaaattattacttcctgaataattaatgtattcaaataGAAAATTGTGTAGCAGGAGTGGGAAAAGAGATATTTCAGTTGCAGGCAGCATTTTGTCTAAGACTGAAATTGCTTTCTCGCACAAGCCACACAAACTATTTTTTCTctcttattgatattattgctGCAATGGCAATTATGTTTTGTGAGGACAGCTGTGTTGATTTTGAGCCAGACGATAATCTACAATAAGTTGCTCTAGTCATTCTCAATGATTCTCCAAACTGTTTTATAGAACAGCAAGGGAGTGAGCagagaaaatatttaaaccagcgtcaaaaattaaacttttggtTCTGGTGACAGGCATAACGAAAATAGTTCTCAGACTaggtgattttaataattttttaattaatcttacgtgcaattataatataaataagatatgaaacatagttaacatttttataatttttcttttcacatGGTCagtactttaaagtttaagctCTTTGATAACAAGTTTAAATCAAACATATTGGCCGTCTTCCAGGGGGGTAGCGTACATGTAAGCACTgctcacatttaaaaaaaaccggtCAAGTGCGAGTTGGACTCGCGCACCGAGGGTTCCGTACAAACCTGTAGGTATATTAGTAAGAGTTCACCCATCACGACAATCGAGTCATagttatggtatttttattgcaaaatgaaatttataacatcaaaatatggaAAGCTGGAGGATCATAAATTAATCAATCTAAATGTTGGTTTTGATTCACTTGCGAGTAGTTGCGAGTTTCAAAGTATAAGGTATAAATTGTTGTACATTTGCATTAACttagaaatttgttttattttcacagCTTAATGGCAATTagacttaagtatttaatacaagtttCAACTTGATATGTCTACGCGTTCATGAGGAAAAggataataagtttaaaattatttgaaaaaaaaaaaaaaatatgtgatctAACTAAAAATTTAAGGTTTTCGGAATTTTTCTGTTATATGCGCGATAAAACATTGCTTCATGCCGAATTTCGAGATTCTAAATCGACTTGAAGTACCCTATAGGTTTTGATTCCCTCGCAAGTAGTCGCGAGTTTGAAAATATGCggcttaaggggattcgataccgtgattttctgtttccgtctaacacacgcgtgacatagNNNNNNNNNNNNNNNNNNNNNNNNNNNNNNNNNNNNNNNNNNNNNNNNNNCCTTTAAATTGGGTAATATTTTTTCGATTGCGGTGACataaaaagttttgattttgttaCAGTTTAAAAGGTATTATagacttaagtatttaatatgaaattttaatttaatacctcaACGTGTTCATGAGATAAGGAGTAGtaactttgaaattttcaaaattgtcaaaaatatttttcaaaaatattttatttttatatgataaaactaaaaatttacggttttcgtaatttttcctaTATCTGTACTATAAGACGTGACTTCGTACGAAATTTCAAGATTCTAAGTTCACGGGAAGTATCCTGTAGGTTTTGATTCCCGTGCGAGTTTCGAAAATTTGCGGAAATTTGCGGCCTAAATGGCTGTATCTTTTGATTGCGTTGGCTTAGAAGGTTGATTTTTCTACAGCTTCCAGGGACAGTAGACCTGAGTATCATATAGAAATTTCAGTTTGATACCTCCACGCGTTCCTGAGAAAAACGGTCTTGACAGACGGACGGATGGACAACAAAGTGATCCTATAAGGGTtccgtttttttcttttgaggtacggaaccctaaaaagaaagtttttttgaataaaatcaagtcaaatataaaataattagtttaataaaagttattagttatttttaggaTGCCTAACATATTTGATGGTTTCTTACACGATAGGGCGTATAGCCCACAATAATTATCAgcgatttattttcataatacttAATTTGCCCAAGGTGCCAAAATATCTCAAGCCGGTATTGTATTACTCCATGTAAGCCGAATTGTAATTGATTACGCGAACTTACAAAGTGATATAGGCAAAGCACCATATAATGGGgcacacaaattattatacagtttgtaAGCATTTTTCATAATGCCTACGCgacactgaatgtttattttattatacaacaatcGAATACAAGGGTGGCGTGCGTCTGTATTATAGctcaacattaatattataaacctattatcAAAAAATGGGCTCTTCGGGTAATAACAATTgtaattgaattattgaaaaattacaattaaaactgtCTTGATTAAATAGCAATAGTATGATGATTTAGTTGACTATTTAACTTGAAAAACAAGAAGAATcgattattgttgtataaataaaatgttattattaattatgtatttaaaaaaaataaaattgtaaaattcataACTAATTTAACTTGTGTGTATTGATTTGGTGTTTGTTGGACAGTAAGGGGGGGGGCAAGCAAGTATATAGTACTGTGTACCACTACATACACTCACTCACAACACATGCCACTGGAGTCCTcgtccaaaaaataaaaattaaactaattttaatattgtgctTGTTGCTTTAGTcacaaaatatacaacattattttcTACTATTAGTGAATAATGATACTTACAGTGATTTCTTTTCCAACGTCATTGGGAGAGGGGACAAATTTGCAACTATAAGTATGAGTTTTTGATTCTCCATAGATAAGTTTATTGCTATCTGTGCAGACCTCAACATCATATGTATTGTCAATGCAGGTAACACAGGCTAtaagttttgaaaattgcaCTAGTATAGGAAACTTAGCCCTGAAAcagtttaaaatacatttaaatttattagtcttacagatttaaaactatttttataaagtacttACTATATACTTACTTTATAAAGATATCAATTTCAATGCCATCACAAGAAACATCTTTCAAAATAACTTTAGTATCGATCGTAGAATTTGTAACTGACATATCAATTTCTAACACAGATCTTGATCGCAAAGAGTCACATTTTTTCCACTCTTccattgatacatttttctcATATTCATTAAGTGTTTTTTCGGGTTCTGGAATTTGTCTctaaaaatgataacattttgcttaaatataaattactatttaaagtatacaaaattatttatattgtaatattatattcacttgtATGATTGAACCAATATTATTTAGAGCTTTTTGGagatcaatatttttgtaatatttcaagGCTTCTAGATTTAATTCTACATAATTCTGAACACTTGCTGTTAAATATGCGCATTTTAGACATTTGTTTACTAGTTCATGAGCAATTGCTTCCCAGCCTTCATCTCGGTAATCCCATAACATGTGGCTCCATAAACTGATTTCATATTTGTATGAACTATAATTAGTTTATTCAGCTAAAAGATTGGATTGATCAGAGTACTTACGTAAGAGCTTTGCTATAATCCTTTGCGTTGTAATATTCATCAGCCATCTGTACAGCTTAAATCAAACGAgagcataaaattaaaaattaaaaaaaaataacatcaaaCAAAAATACCTAACAAATTTCTCATCCTAGGACATTTGTAGTGTTTGAACTGTTTCATTGCGTTTCCTAAAAAGCTGATGATtgctttctaaaaaaaaaaattatagtttcaaattatatgTTGAAGATAAAtggtaatttgttatttatctgATTTAGCTACATACTGAATGATCAACTTTggtgttttcataaaattttaaagctTGGACACCATCTGCttcaatagtattaaaatcTAAGTTGTTGAGGGTTTTAATCAATCGCCATGGCCTTTGAccataaaattctatattattccATTCATTTAATGGATCGCTGGATGGATACACATTTGCATCCTAGATAACATAGTAaccattttgtttaaaactaagtattgggtataatttataaaatgtttcttttgaaataaataatatattcaaattaaacttttaatagcacatcagacatattataaaagctAAGTCTATATTTAATAGTGATCATGAATTATTGTTAGTTAATAATCAAAAAGAATACTGTTGAAAAATGTTACATATCTATGAAAAAGTAATGTTTGATTCAAATATGAtatgaatataggtacataatacactTTAGTAGTAATACCTGACAAATATCATAGGCACTAGTTTTTCTCTTTTTTGCATAGTCTGCAGCTTCTTTAAAGAAAAATCCCGGATTTAATGCCTGAGTAGCTGTGGAACTTTCAGATGTTGTTTCATCAAATAATGATGCAAACATtgaaaatctatatattaaaaaaaaaaaatgatttacttaATCATGCCTGAATAGTGCGTGTGAAAACTCACTGTTTTGACAACCAAGAATAATGTTCAAACATCAATTCTGGAGGTCCAATcattgatttaaatacatttacatgaGAATTAAATTGAGTCAATGCATCTCGAGCCCTCTTCATTGCAAACAACAGTCTgcttattttgtatacaatgtacGCGGCAACAACTTTTACTTCATAGATGTTTGTGTCAAAAGTGCGTATTTCTAATAAAGACATATAACACTGATGATAGTGCCTAAATGCGAACATTTgacataacaaattaaaatgttagaaattcaaagtataataatacacttactTATGAGCATTATGATGGTCTTGTCTAAGCTCATTATAAAATCCAATTTTGAATGAATACCgaacaattaaatattgatgaCTGGTTTTGCTTAAATTTTCTAGTTTTGACTTCACAGCTCTGATCTGTTGTTGGTAATAATTCTGCGCCAGATCGTAGAAAGCATTTTCAAgcctacattttataattaataaataataatatatttaaacaaaagtatTAAAGCTGTGTTACCTTATAGCATAGCCATGGATATTGTCTACTACTGGAAGTATGAATAAAGCTTTTGGATTCAAAGTACAAGCATCACACAGTGATGCAGCTCTCTcagtagtaatattatcatcgacTGCTGGCAttagtttttgtattaaaactaCAACAATTCTTGATTTCCTTCCTTCCAGAGACAAcctatgcattttatttatatatattacatacacaaCAAGGGTAATAGGAAAATAACATcttcttaaaataattgaaaatttaagttCCTATCTGTAAAACTACTTTCTCTTAATTGAtaagttgtaaattgtaatatgaaaAACATCACAACGTGTTGACCGAAAATCATGTTTTCGATTACAAAACTTAAagtctaataataaaatattatacaataacctaATTGACTGAACTCTGGATGAACATTCGCTAATTTTTTCATTCCACGATTCATCGTTCCAATCACAGTcataaaaaatgacaacaacAGCAGGATCGTAACGAATATGTTTTTCGAGCCAATTCctttttaatataccttttgGGATGTACGGCATTAcgcgctaaaaaaaaaaaaaaaacataaatcatgTGGTACCTAAGTAGGAGAAAAGCAACTGATGTAAAGTAAAACGACCGATCAGGCTAGTTGGATTTGGATGGGGTAGAGCGGtgacttattaattaatatattgtgtaccttTTCGCTCAAAGTGGGAAATTTGTACTCGGACGTGAGGTGAAAGAAATTCAATACGGCTCGGCTGTCACGGCCAACGGGGCTGTGGAAAGCATCCCAAATGGTCCTGTGGATGGCGTTATTGACCGTATCCAGGCCGGCGATGGCGATCAGCGGACTGGGTGAACAGCACAGTTCGGCTGGAAAGTCGAACTCTCTGTAATCGACCATGTTGCGTCAATCGTTCAAAATGAGCGatggaataataaaaaaccGTCCGAGAAATTGAAGTTAAAACCGTTTGAAATTACGGATCACGAACAATTTGCTAGGTtgctacaataataaaattaaaagtagtaTCGCACTATCACAGTATCACAGCTCGTTGTCGTCAATGGAATATAAATGATAGGCCTTATCAGTTACCACAAATATTTACGagcaaggtggatatatatatccaccttgttTACGAGGTTTATTACgttggtttattaattatttcatattaatactagctctaagtgtaactcggggcccgttggactcgctgaaagtggataccgattttggagacaatgtcgttggaattataaaagtcacgacattaaagttgtaagacgaaaatgtaggatttgtgataaggattagtgatatggattggagataaggcttgacgtttttacgggattgtttaaaagttagagcgtctagcaatccgtcacaaacgttgtaagtggataggctggatacgatctcctgtgttgttaaaaagtgtagagtcgattGGTGTATTCGAttatctagctatcagtcatcgaATCACATAGATAGGCAATCGAATCGCagacataatgagaagcgtatatcaccaggtatgcaatccacctacggtggattgccgaccacgttgatagcgtaggtaactgaagaacggaaaatatagttagacccccgggccccccgtgttagttgtaagtgaatactgattttgtagacacagtcgaattatatatgccacacttatatagaaggagattttatgataagaatttctgataagGCCTGGCTCTATGGTGGTCTCGTTTGTAAGGCAGGAAAGTTTAAAATTCCAGTTTCAGTGCCTAGAAATCTGACATGGCTcatgaaaatcgacaattcaatgATACCATCCCCCAGCGTATATCCggtgcttttttgtatgtataaaaaaattttaattcgaaaacctgcatgttagagtgtctagcaagtcagtcatcacctgtctaagaggaaaaaaaattagcaatccGCCTGCAGCGGATAGAGTAGTATGTGTCGTTGCATGTCCGGTGCTTCttcttatgtaaaaagtgtaaagtcgaaaaccgtgttagagtgtctagcagcaagtcaaaatcgattacctaactttcaagttagccacctaggtaggcatccgacttcgtcggatcgcagacaTATGCTACAGCAAATCAAGTAGGCAACTACCTACTGGTGGNNNNNNNNNNNNNNNNNNNNNNNNNNNNNNNNNNNNNNNNNNNNNNNNNNNNNNNNNNNNNNNNNNNNNNNNNNNNNNNNNNNNNNNNNNNNNNNNNNNNNNNNNNNNNNNNNNNNNNNNNNNNNNNNNNNNNNNNNNNNNNNNNNNNNNNNNNNNNNNNNNNNNNNNNNNNNNNNNNNNNNNNNNNNNNNNNNNNNNNNNNNNNNNNNNNNNNNNNNNNNNNNNNNNNNNNNNNNNNNNNNNNNNNNNNNNNNNNNNNNNNNNNNNNNNNNNNNNNNNNNNNNNNNNNNNNNNNNNNNNNNNNNNNNNNNNNNNNNNNNNCataacatacgaaataatttacgaaaaatactaactatctacaatataaatacaatttacaaacaaatataatatgtatttatataactatatataacaaaacattttgggaaatgtgcaattataattcctaataaaataaataacatatagatacataatatattaaccaataaaatacataaaaacatgtaactatagtgtcgtatattatatatttatatgaaaaaaaaaaatgtgaaaaaaattcaaaaacctgCACGAAACCAAAATGAGCAATCCACCTATACAGCGGATAGAGTGGTATGAGCCGTCACATGTCCAGTGTTTTTCTTgtgtaaaaagtgtaatgtCGAAAACCGTGTTGAAGTGTCTAGCACTCTAGCTAGTCAGTCatctcaagtcaaaatcgattaactttcaagTGGCTACACAAAGTTAACCCGACTTCAAATACTTCCAGACAATGTGCAAAAGtcaatcaggtaggcaatccacctgctgtggattgcagacccgacggcgaacggctataagtgaaaacacTACCACACAACAGCTGAGACACGaatgagcataaaacacctttatagcgatacgattgagccaaattgtcggtgtatcaaaggaactcgg
It contains:
- the LOC100168317 gene encoding trafficking protein particle complex subunit 11 isoform X1, whose product is MVDYREFDFPAELCCSPSPLIAIAGLDTVNNAIHRTIWDAFHSPVGRDSRAVLNFFHLTSEYKFPTLSEKRVMPYIPKGILKRNWLEKHIRYDPAVVVIFYDCDWNDESWNEKISECSSRVQSIRLSLEGRKSRIVVVLIQKLMPAVDDNITTERAASLCDACTLNPKALFILPVVDNIHGYAIRLENAFYDLAQNYYQQQIRAVKSKLENLSKTSHQYLIVRYSFKIGFYNELRQDHHNAHKHYHQCYMSLLEIRTFDTNIYEVKVVAAYIVYKISRLLFAMKRARDALTQFNSHVNVFKSMIGPPELMFEHYSWLSKQFSMFASLFDETTSESSTATQALNPGFFFKEAADYAKKRKTSAYDICQDANVYPSSDPLNEWNNIEFYGQRPWRLIKTLNNLDFNTIEADGVQALKFYENTKVDHSKAIISFLGNAMKQFKHYKCPRMRNLLAVQMADEYYNAKDYSKALTLWSHMLWDYRDEGWEAIAHELVNKCLKCAYLTASVQNYVELNLEALKYYKNIDLQKALNNIGSIIQRQIPEPEKTLNEYEKNVSMEEWKKCDSLRSRSVLEIDMSVTNSTIDTKVILKDVSCDGIEIDIFIKAKFPILVQFSKLIACVTCIDNTYDVEVCTDSNKLIYGESKTHTYSCKFVPSPNDVGKEITVNSIKLQLGNEPDFPIVLKFYSSIKKTKSFEREINNFSLSKTYDDEFERIKQITSTTLKPRSSRLGMEIKHKNPALLLEWYKVSVCLTNLEDRPVSDVCLNLSINRNNNEKVEHSIEVCEDPDKNVLSLPVDFKLDSMLVGDQKTQSFYIRFSSLDTRTFQLMISYSIEDNNRTKIACVKDVEIVIDVSIVFDISVSYMSSRFEPVSKVYVGEPLIVVPNIKCLSPWPILIESTSFQLAKHVTISAGGYQSVLNGVTLESDECASEVICVTPSELSENILGCFTINWKRTDVESECKNGYSSLELPKIIVEKSTFLVDMKLPAHGWLHTPMSVVYFLHNNSESLLTLDVSMEANEAFMMAGHKDLNVTVLPESTYKLHYNLYPLVVGVSTLPKMHIGCTSEPNDFKHILNDILVRSLQTQIYIMPKHLPIHHTN
- the LOC100168317 gene encoding trafficking protein particle complex subunit 11 isoform X2, whose protein sequence is MSLDKTIIMLIKIRTFDTNIYEVKVVAAYIVYKISRLLFAMKRARDALTQFNSHVNVFKSMIGPPELMFEHYSWLSKQFSMFASLFDETTSESSTATQALNPGFFFKEAADYAKKRKTSAYDICQDANVYPSSDPLNEWNNIEFYGQRPWRLIKTLNNLDFNTIEADGVQALKFYENTKVDHSKAIISFLGNAMKQFKHYKCPRMRNLLAVQMADEYYNAKDYSKALTLWSHMLWDYRDEGWEAIAHELVNKCLKCAYLTASVQNYVELNLEALKYYKNIDLQKALNNIGSIIQRQIPEPEKTLNEYEKNVSMEEWKKCDSLRSRSVLEIDMSVTNSTIDTKVILKDVSCDGIEIDIFIKAKFPILVQFSKLIACVTCIDNTYDVEVCTDSNKLIYGESKTHTYSCKFVPSPNDVGKEITVNSIKLQLGNEPDFPIVLKFYSSIKKTKSFEREINNFSLSKTYDDEFERIKQITSTTLKPRSSRLGMEIKHKNPALLLEWYKVSVCLTNLEDRPVSDVCLNLSINRNNNEKVEHSIEVCEDPDKNVLSLPVDFKLDSMLVGDQKTQSFYIRFSSLDTRTFQLMISYSIEDNNRTKIACVKDVEIVIDVSIVFDISVSYMSSRFEPVSKVYVGEPLIVVPNIKCLSPWPILIESTSFQLAKHVTISAGGYQSVLNGVTLESDECASEVICVTPSELSENILGCFTINWKRTDVESECKNGYSSLELPKIIVEKSTFLVDMKLPAHGWLHTPMSVVYFLHNNSESLLTLDVSMEANEAFMMAGHKDLNVTVLPESTYKLHYNLYPLVVGVSTLPKMHIGCTSEPNDFKHILNDILVRSLQTQIYIMPKHLPIHHTN